The following are from one region of the Oscillatoria salina IIICB1 genome:
- a CDS encoding type I polyketide synthase — MINPNQIDSLSEKDEIAIIGIAGRFPGAPNVDIFWQNLRDGVESINFFTDEELKAAGINPVVFNDPNYVKAGSILEDIELFDAAFFGFTPREAEIADPQHRLFLECVWEALENAGYNPENYSGQIGIYAGAALSSYLFLNLYPNREFMASVDLFQTLIGNDKDHLPTQISYKLNLRGPSVNVQTTCSTSLVAVHLACQSLLNGESDITLAGGVSINASQKTGYAYQEGGILSPDGHCRAFDANAQGTIFGNGLGVVVLKRLEDALVDGDFIHAIIKGSAINNDGSLKVGYTAPSVEGQKEVILEAIALAQVEPETITYVETHGTGTSLGDPIEIEALTQAFRSHTEEKGFCAIASVKSNVGHLNTAAGITGLIKTVQALKHQQIPPSLHFFQPNPQIDFANSPFYVNTKLAEWKTKKTPRRAGVSSFGIGGTNAHLILEEAPVSVNSNQLSVINSQSPIPSPQSPITNRPWQLLLLSAKTNSALETATANLAAHLQNNPNLNLADVAYTLQVGRQNFDYRRMVVCPFSDNLEDAIAALTTLAPASVFTQYQKPGNRSVIFMFSGQGAQYINMARELYEFEPTFRQQVNICAEILQPHLKLDLRQLLYPRETCEINSLDQTKFAQPALFVIEYSLAKLWLEWGVHPKALIGHSIGEYVAATLAGVFSLEDALTLVAARGQLMQKLPSGSMLAVPLSSTEIQSLLDLEIFSEISLAAINSPSSCVVSGETNLIKALQNKLATQGVECRILHTSHAFHSEMMQPILEPFRLIIEKLNLQPPQIPFISNVTGTWITDREATNPNYWAKHLRQTVKFSPGISELLRQAEAIFLEVGPGRTLSTLTKRHLRPETKQIVLTSLRHPQERTSDLAFLLNTVGKLFLAGVEIDWAGFYQHEKRYRVPLPTYPFERQRYWIEAKSNSFSGQNDSVSLDKKERCFVFVDENGKGSQLINKLAEKGKNVVTVKVGEQFSKLSENLYTFNPENAEDFETLFDELNLNDRSSIQEKHSRPTNLNSSYFAPTNELETEIAEMWQEVLGIKQVGIYDNFFELGGDSLVATQLISRLRAKFPSSLPLRDLLIQASTVAKQAEMIEQLLLEKIAELSDEEVEAFLAK; from the coding sequence ATGATTAATCCAAATCAAATTGATAGCTTGTCAGAGAAAGATGAAATCGCTATTATCGGTATAGCAGGACGTTTTCCCGGAGCGCCAAACGTAGATATTTTTTGGCAAAATCTGCGAGATGGCGTGGAATCAATTAATTTTTTTACTGATGAAGAACTAAAAGCCGCAGGTATAAATCCAGTAGTGTTTAATGACCCAAATTATGTAAAAGCAGGGAGTATTCTCGAAGATATCGAGTTATTCGATGCTGCATTTTTTGGTTTTACACCCAGAGAAGCAGAAATAGCAGATCCCCAACATCGTCTCTTTTTAGAATGTGTTTGGGAAGCATTAGAAAATGCTGGCTACAATCCGGAAAATTATTCAGGACAAATTGGAATTTATGCAGGTGCAGCGCTGAGTAGTTACTTATTTTTAAATTTGTATCCGAATCGGGAATTTATGGCATCGGTGGACTTGTTTCAAACCTTAATTGGTAATGATAAAGACCATTTACCGACCCAAATTTCTTATAAGTTAAATTTGCGCGGACCGAGTGTTAATGTGCAAACTACTTGTTCGACATCATTAGTTGCGGTTCACTTAGCTTGTCAAAGTTTGCTCAACGGAGAAAGCGATATTACCTTAGCTGGAGGTGTTTCGATTAATGCTTCCCAAAAAACAGGTTATGCTTATCAAGAAGGAGGAATTCTTTCTCCTGATGGTCATTGTCGAGCTTTTGATGCGAATGCTCAAGGAACTATTTTTGGTAATGGTTTGGGTGTGGTAGTTTTAAAACGCCTTGAAGACGCTTTAGTTGATGGTGATTTTATTCACGCGATTATCAAAGGTTCAGCAATTAATAATGATGGTTCCTTAAAAGTTGGTTATACTGCTCCTAGCGTCGAGGGTCAAAAAGAAGTAATTTTAGAGGCGATCGCGTTAGCGCAAGTTGAACCAGAGACGATTACCTACGTCGAAACACATGGTACTGGAACCAGTTTAGGAGATCCGATTGAAATAGAAGCTCTTACCCAAGCGTTTCGTAGCCACACCGAGGAAAAAGGCTTTTGCGCGATCGCGTCAGTAAAATCTAATGTCGGACATTTGAATACGGCTGCGGGGATTACTGGTTTAATCAAAACTGTTCAAGCTTTAAAACATCAACAAATACCCCCCAGTTTACATTTTTTCCAACCAAATCCTCAGATTGATTTTGCCAATAGTCCCTTTTATGTCAACACCAAACTTGCGGAATGGAAAACTAAGAAAACTCCTCGTCGCGCTGGAGTTAGTTCTTTTGGAATTGGCGGAACTAATGCTCATCTAATCCTTGAAGAAGCACCAGTTTCAGTTAACAGTAATCAGTTATCAGTTATCAATTCCCAATCCCCAATCCCCAGTCCCCAATCCCCAATCACCAATCGCCCTTGGCAATTATTATTACTTTCAGCTAAGACTAATTCCGCTTTAGAAACAGCAACGGCAAATCTCGCAGCACATTTACAAAATAATCCTAATTTGAATCTCGCTGATGTAGCTTATACACTGCAAGTTGGTCGTCAAAATTTCGACTATCGCCGCATGGTAGTTTGTCCTTTTTCCGATAATTTAGAAGACGCGATCGCAGCCTTAACTACTCTCGCACCCGCAAGCGTTTTTACCCAATACCAAAAACCTGGCAATCGTTCAGTAATATTTATGTTTTCTGGACAAGGAGCGCAATACATCAATATGGCGCGAGAATTGTACGAATTTGAGCCAACATTCCGCCAACAAGTAAATATTTGTGCAGAAATTCTCCAACCTCATTTAAAATTAGATTTACGTCAGCTTCTCTACCCGCGTGAAACCTGCGAAATAAACTCTTTAGACCAGACAAAATTTGCCCAACCTGCCTTATTTGTCATCGAGTATTCTCTCGCCAAATTATGGCTCGAATGGGGCGTACATCCTAAAGCCTTAATTGGTCATAGTATTGGCGAATATGTAGCAGCTACTCTGGCTGGTGTTTTTTCTTTAGAAGATGCTTTAACTTTAGTCGCAGCAAGGGGTCAACTGATGCAGAAATTGCCGTCAGGAAGTATGCTGGCTGTGCCACTTTCCTCAACTGAAATCCAATCTTTACTCGATTTAGAGATATTTTCCGAAATATCTTTAGCAGCAATTAACAGTCCATCCTCCTGCGTTGTTTCCGGTGAAACTAACCTCATAAAAGCATTACAAAATAAATTAGCTACGCAAGGTGTAGAATGTCGAATTTTACATACATCTCACGCTTTCCATTCTGAGATGATGCAGCCAATTTTAGAACCTTTCCGGTTGATAATCGAAAAGCTCAATTTGCAGCCACCGCAAATTCCTTTTATTTCTAATGTTACTGGTACTTGGATTACCGATCGGGAAGCTACAAATCCCAATTATTGGGCTAAACATTTGCGCCAAACTGTCAAATTCTCTCCGGGAATTTCTGAATTATTGCGACAAGCTGAAGCAATTTTCTTAGAAGTGGGACCGGGACGAACTTTAAGCACCTTAACCAAACGCCATTTAAGACCGGAAACTAAGCAAATTGTCTTAACTTCTTTACGCCACCCGCAAGAGAGAACTTCCGATCTCGCCTTTTTATTAAATACTGTAGGTAAACTTTTTCTGGCAGGTGTAGAAATAGATTGGGCGGGATTTTATCAGCATGAAAAACGTTATCGCGTTCCCTTACCAACCTATCCTTTTGAACGTCAGCGTTACTGGATTGAGGCGAAATCAAATTCTTTTTCTGGACAAAATGATTCAGTCAGTTTGGATAAAAAAGAGCGCTGTTTTGTGTTTGTAGATGAAAATGGCAAGGGTTCTCAATTAATTAATAAATTAGCAGAAAAAGGTAAAAATGTAGTTACGGTAAAAGTTGGCGAACAGTTTAGCAAATTAAGTGAAAATCTTTATACTTTTAACCCAGAAAATGCTGAAGATTTTGAGACTTTGTTTGACGAACTAAACTTAAACGATCGCTCTTCAATTCAAGAAAAACACTCAAGACCCACGAATTTAAATAGTTCTTATTTTGCTCCAACTAACGAACTAGAAACGGAAATTGCCGAAATGTGGCAAGAAGTTCTTGGTATTAAGCAAGTGGGAATTTATGATAACTTTTTTGAGTTAGGAGGAGACTCGTTAGTTGCTACTCAGTTAATTTCTCGTTTGCGGGCAAAGTTTCCTAGTTCTTTACCTCTCCGTGACTTGTTAATTCAAGCTTCGACTGTAGCTAAACAAGCAGAAATGATTGAGCAACTTTTGCTCGAAAAAATTGCCGAATTATCAGATGAAGAAGTAGAAGCTTTTTTGGCTAAATAG
- a CDS encoding class I SAM-dependent DNA methyltransferase, whose translation MDSVNNATENENARALFNEWAFAYPDDRSSELWLEFVGKYFLEYLPTESRILDVGCGRGELVSELIAKGYQVTGLDLSERMLHFACKNVPEGKFMVGDICSLELPPTFHAVVAASCVFNYILSLEDLKKAFRNVYSALLENGWFAFDLSEGEIVSDENTVVEEMLGDFSDDYAWLKRSIYDLESKSWQTQHVTFQLSKGKWQRKVVDCEIKAYSRTEIESALKEIGFEKVIIHDVTEDVPISELRDTRIVYIFRKP comes from the coding sequence ATGGATTCAGTCAATAATGCAACCGAAAATGAAAATGCTCGCGCTCTTTTTAATGAGTGGGCTTTTGCTTATCCAGACGATCGCAGCAGCGAACTTTGGTTAGAATTTGTCGGCAAATATTTCCTGGAATATTTACCGACAGAATCTCGCATTCTAGATGTTGGTTGCGGGAGAGGAGAATTAGTTAGCGAACTAATTGCTAAAGGTTATCAAGTTACCGGGCTTGATTTATCGGAGAGAATGTTACATTTTGCTTGCAAAAATGTTCCCGAAGGTAAATTTATGGTAGGTGATATTTGTTCTTTAGAATTGCCGCCAACTTTCCATGCTGTTGTCGCAGCAAGTTGTGTTTTTAACTATATTTTGAGTCTTGAGGATCTGAAAAAAGCTTTTCGCAATGTCTATTCTGCACTATTAGAAAATGGTTGGTTTGCTTTTGATTTAAGTGAAGGAGAAATAGTCTCTGATGAGAATACTGTAGTTGAGGAAATGTTAGGTGATTTTAGCGACGATTATGCGTGGCTAAAACGTTCGATTTATGACTTAGAAAGTAAATCATGGCAAACTCAGCACGTCACTTTTCAATTAAGTAAAGGAAAATGGCAACGAAAAGTTGTTGATTGCGAAATTAAAGCTTATTCTCGTACAGAAATTGAGTCAGCTTTGAAAGAGATCGGCTTCGAGAAAGTTATCATTCATGATGTAACGGAAGATGTTCCTATTTCGGAATTAAGGGATACAAGAATAGTTTATATTTTTCGCAAACCTTAG
- a CDS encoding class I SAM-dependent DNA methyltransferase, with the protein MYTAKRESEKNARSFYNDWAFAYQDERSSQLWLEFVGKYFLANLSPSSRILDVGCGKGELVNELINKGYQASGIDLSEEMLHFARQNAPRGEFILGDICSLEMPPTYQAIISSSTVFNYILSLEDLEKAFRNVYNALLAKGWFGFDLSEGEIVSENDSSIAEEFSGDFADDYAWLQRTIYTPANKLWQIKHITFRLLGGSWQRKDVDCQAKGYSRTEVQAILENIGFEKVVLHDVSQDVPLLTDSRIVYVFRKP; encoded by the coding sequence ATGTATACAGCAAAACGAGAATCCGAAAAAAATGCTCGCTCATTCTACAATGATTGGGCTTTTGCTTACCAAGACGAACGGAGTAGTCAACTTTGGTTAGAATTTGTCGGTAAATATTTCTTAGCAAATTTATCACCAAGCTCTCGCATTTTAGATGTTGGTTGTGGCAAAGGAGAATTAGTCAACGAACTCATCAATAAAGGCTATCAAGCTAGTGGAATCGATCTCTCTGAGGAGATGTTACATTTCGCTCGTCAAAATGCTCCTAGGGGAGAGTTTATTCTTGGTGATATTTGCTCTTTAGAAATGCCACCAACATATCAAGCAATTATTTCCTCAAGCACCGTTTTTAACTATATTTTGAGTCTTGAGGATTTAGAAAAAGCTTTCCGCAATGTCTATAATGCTTTATTAGCAAAAGGTTGGTTTGGTTTTGATTTAAGTGAGGGAGAAATAGTCAGCGAAAATGATAGTTCAATTGCCGAAGAATTCTCAGGAGATTTTGCTGATGATTATGCTTGGTTACAACGAACAATTTATACTCCAGCCAACAAGTTATGGCAAATTAAACACATTACATTTCGCTTGCTAGGTGGCAGTTGGCAACGAAAAGATGTAGATTGTCAAGCCAAGGGATATTCTCGTACAGAAGTTCAAGCGATATTAGAAAATATTGGCTTTGAAAAAGTTGTCCTTCATGATGTCAGCCAAGATGTTCCTTTGTTAACTGACTCAAGAATAGTCTACGTTTTTCGTAAACCTTAA
- the panP gene encoding pyridoxal-dependent aspartate 1-decarboxylase PanP yields MTLSQPKITFKSALESKPEIEKKIMQLFAMSEQLASERKEINEKFTNLTEDFLAEDRPTTTIEFNSLLEKFSDVNIPVEPTNFESYLDYLANNVIAHSVHTGSPKFIGHMTSALPYFVQPLAKLMMAMNQNVVKIETSKALSPYERQALAMIHRLIYNFSDRFYAQHIQNSQSTLGILVSGGTAANITALWCARNTSLGPKDDFPGIESEGLVAALNYYGYKEAVVIGSDLMHYSFDKAADLLGIGARGLIKVKSNSNNRIDIPALQQTVADCQAQNKHIIAIVGVAGTTDSGGVDSLTEIAAIAREANVHFHVDAAWGGALIFSQQYQHKLAGIEQADSVTIDGHKQLYLPMNLGMLFLRNPHIAKVIEKNATYTIRKGSFDLGKRALEGSRSGMALFLHAGLNLIGIKGYEFLIDEGIHKTQYLANRIRELPEFELLAEPEINLLIYRYIPENLRARAAQKQLTEIDNQRINQFNEILQKKQRQAGRTFISRTTKTNLERTIPIVALRAVIANPLTTEKDIDEVLNDQIQIALEIANSTSLESADHVA; encoded by the coding sequence ATGACCTTAAGCCAACCAAAAATCACTTTTAAAAGTGCTTTAGAAAGTAAACCGGAAATTGAAAAAAAAATAATGCAGCTATTTGCTATGAGCGAGCAATTAGCCTCTGAAAGAAAAGAAATAAATGAAAAATTTACCAACTTAACCGAGGATTTTTTAGCAGAAGATCGTCCAACTACGACAATTGAATTTAATTCGTTGTTAGAAAAATTTTCTGATGTAAATATTCCCGTCGAACCTACTAATTTTGAAAGCTATCTTGACTACTTAGCTAATAACGTCATTGCCCATTCAGTACATACGGGATCGCCAAAATTCATCGGTCACATGACCTCAGCATTGCCTTATTTTGTGCAACCTTTGGCGAAATTAATGATGGCAATGAATCAAAACGTAGTCAAAATAGAAACATCGAAAGCCTTAAGCCCCTATGAGCGTCAGGCTTTAGCAATGATACACCGACTAATTTACAACTTTAGCGATCGCTTCTACGCTCAACACATCCAAAATAGCCAAAGTACCCTCGGTATCTTGGTTTCCGGCGGCACGGCAGCGAATATTACCGCACTTTGGTGCGCCCGCAACACTTCCCTCGGACCAAAAGATGACTTTCCCGGTATCGAAAGCGAAGGTTTAGTCGCCGCCCTCAACTACTACGGTTACAAAGAAGCGGTAGTCATTGGTTCCGACTTGATGCACTACTCATTTGATAAAGCCGCAGACTTATTAGGCATTGGGGCGCGTGGCTTAATTAAAGTCAAGAGTAACAGCAATAATCGCATCGATATCCCAGCTTTACAGCAAACTGTTGCCGATTGTCAAGCCCAGAATAAACATATTATCGCGATCGTTGGTGTTGCTGGAACTACCGACTCCGGTGGCGTAGATTCCCTAACAGAAATTGCCGCCATTGCACGAGAAGCTAATGTCCATTTTCATGTCGATGCAGCTTGGGGTGGGGCGCTAATTTTTTCCCAACAATACCAACATAAACTTGCGGGTATCGAACAAGCTGATTCGGTAACAATTGACGGACATAAACAACTCTATTTACCAATGAATTTAGGGATGCTTTTTCTCCGCAATCCCCACATAGCAAAAGTAATCGAAAAAAATGCCACTTATACCATTCGTAAAGGCTCATTCGATCTAGGTAAACGAGCTTTAGAAGGTTCGCGATCGGGTATGGCATTGTTCCTACACGCTGGGTTAAATTTAATCGGCATTAAAGGCTATGAATTTTTAATTGATGAAGGAATTCATAAAACTCAATATCTCGCTAATCGAATTCGCGAATTGCCAGAATTTGAGTTACTAGCTGAACCAGAAATCAACTTGCTTATTTATCGTTACATTCCCGAAAATTTAAGAGCAAGAGCGGCGCAAAAACAGTTGACCGAAATCGACAATCAGCGCATCAATCAATTTAACGAAATTCTTCAGAAAAAACAGCGCCAAGCAGGTCGAACTTTTATTTCCCGCACTACAAAAACCAACCTGGAACGAACGATTCCTATTGTTGCTCTTAGGGCAGTAATTGCTAACCCTCTAACTACTGAAAAGGATATTGATGAAGTCTTAAATGACCAAATCCAAATTGCCCTAGAAATAGCAAATTCAACCTCTCTAGAATCTGCCGATCATGTCGCTTAA